A stretch of the Sneathiella limimaris genome encodes the following:
- a CDS encoding sensor histidine kinase, producing the protein MDEVRFIINSVWALLFLSITLYFIRKSKWFPSTDRGMPILIMGFTALTIGSVVAIICVTPALFNGHFTLEQLANYYIIADVIRAIGVLIIINGIIMWSRALLTQYQLVKEKQELENRVSKQSDLLASQSRDLEIRTIDYLEQKDATIEAEKSKTNFLRNTSHEFRTPLNAIIGLSDLLMEGKVSSREEQREFARMISDSGRKLLKIIDTLLDIARIKSGEYIANSKPGVLREVIDQCVSLHLPKAHAKSIQFRHIPENDEKIMAFFDANATHHILSKLIVNAITFSPRETTITIKIDQEQSDYIRVIVTDQGPGIPQEHLKSVFEIFNRAERWQHRGNEGTGLGLALSLKMAQIQDGLLEIQSDGETGTTCILSLPSCESALQKTA; encoded by the coding sequence ATGGATGAAGTCAGATTTATAATCAACAGTGTTTGGGCGCTTCTGTTTTTAAGCATTACCCTTTATTTCATCCGGAAATCAAAGTGGTTTCCGTCAACCGATCGCGGAATGCCAATTCTGATTATGGGATTTACCGCGCTGACAATCGGATCGGTGGTCGCAATTATTTGTGTTACCCCAGCCCTGTTTAATGGGCACTTTACCTTAGAACAACTTGCCAATTACTATATCATCGCAGATGTCATTCGCGCAATTGGTGTTTTAATTATCATCAATGGCATCATTATGTGGTCAAGAGCTCTGCTGACACAATACCAGCTCGTGAAAGAGAAGCAGGAGCTGGAAAATCGTGTCTCCAAGCAAAGTGACCTGCTAGCCTCTCAGTCCCGCGACCTTGAAATTCGAACAATAGATTATCTGGAGCAGAAAGACGCAACGATTGAGGCTGAAAAATCGAAAACCAATTTCCTGCGCAACACCAGCCATGAGTTTCGGACACCCCTAAATGCAATTATTGGCCTATCTGACCTGTTGATGGAAGGAAAGGTTTCCTCACGCGAAGAGCAACGTGAATTTGCCCGCATGATCTCAGATTCAGGACGCAAACTCCTCAAGATCATTGATACATTATTGGATATTGCACGGATCAAGTCCGGAGAATATATCGCCAACTCAAAACCCGGCGTTCTGCGCGAAGTCATTGATCAATGTGTCAGCCTGCATTTACCAAAAGCGCACGCAAAATCTATTCAGTTCCGGCATATTCCGGAAAATGATGAAAAGATCATGGCCTTTTTCGATGCCAACGCAACGCATCACATCCTAAGCAAATTAATCGTCAATGCGATCACCTTCTCTCCCAGAGAAACAACGATTACAATCAAGATAGACCAGGAACAATCTGATTATATCAGAGTCATTGTAACTGATCAGGGGCCCGGCATTCCTCAGGAACACCTCAAGTCTGTCTTTGAAATCTTTAACCGTGCCGAACGGTGGCAGCACCGCGGAAACGAGGGAACCGGACTTGGTCTTGCCCTGTCTTTAAAAATGGCGCAAATCCAGGATGGGTTATTGGAAATTCAGAGCGATGGTGAGACCGGTACAACCTGTATTCTGTCACTGCCTTCATGCGAGAGTGCTCTGCAAAAAACGGCCTAG
- a CDS encoding alpha/beta fold hydrolase, with translation MTTELNHIKAGCLNVAYRDSGPSEAPVAILLHGFPYDICSYNEVSRILNGRGIRTITPYLRGYGATEFLSPDIPRSGEQAALGSDLLALMDALSLSDAVVAGYDWGGRAACIVSALWPDRVSGLVSGGAGYNIQDIKNSAKPINPEDEVRYWYQYYFHLDRGRNALRDNRKELCKFIWKLWSPSWEFDDKTYEETAASFENGDFVDVVVHSYRHRFANIAGDPKFADIEEKLARQPLITVPSIILQGADDTVDPPTDIDTAKAHFTGPYERHILAGVGHNIPQEAPQEFAKAVEKLIHKD, from the coding sequence ATGACAACGGAACTTAACCATATAAAGGCGGGTTGCCTTAATGTCGCTTATCGCGATTCAGGCCCTTCTGAAGCCCCTGTCGCAATTCTGCTGCATGGCTTCCCCTATGACATATGTAGCTATAATGAAGTCTCAAGGATCCTTAACGGGCGCGGCATCCGGACAATCACACCTTATCTTCGCGGTTATGGCGCAACTGAATTTCTGTCACCAGACATTCCTCGCTCTGGTGAGCAAGCGGCACTTGGATCCGACTTACTCGCCCTGATGGACGCACTTTCACTTTCAGATGCAGTTGTCGCTGGCTATGACTGGGGCGGACGCGCAGCCTGTATAGTATCAGCGCTATGGCCTGATCGTGTCAGCGGTCTGGTCAGTGGCGGTGCAGGCTATAATATCCAGGATATTAAAAACTCCGCGAAGCCAATTAACCCTGAAGACGAAGTTCGGTATTGGTATCAGTATTATTTTCATTTGGATCGGGGTCGCAATGCGCTCAGAGACAATCGAAAAGAACTCTGCAAATTCATATGGAAGTTATGGTCGCCTAGTTGGGAATTTGACGACAAGACATATGAGGAAACAGCCGCGTCTTTTGAAAATGGCGATTTTGTTGACGTCGTTGTCCATTCCTACCGCCATCGATTTGCGAATATAGCGGGAGACCCAAAATTTGCTGATATAGAAGAAAAACTCGCTCGCCAACCGCTCATCACTGTTCCATCCATCATCCTACAAGGCGCAGACGATACGGTCGACCCTCCCACAGATATAGATACAGCAAAGGCTCATTTCACAGGCCCATATGAACGGCATATTCTAGCCGGAGTTGGTCACAACATACCTCAGGAAGCGCCGCAGGAATTTGCAAAAGCTGTGGAAAAGCTGATCCATAAAGACTGA
- a CDS encoding LysR family transcriptional regulator, with the protein MPDIRQLRQFIAVAEEKHFRIAADRLHMTQPPLSMAIRKLEEELGVILLSRTRKKVELTSAGQVFLKGAYETLERMEALEKDTKRAAQGLIGKLSIGFSGSAIYEALPVSIRRFRRSYPHIQLDITEMSTLSQIEAMLKGNLDIGLLRPPISNDSLFVLYPLRVEQMVIAMPTTHPLARAKKIHLQDFADEDFITFAPETSPNLHNLVFKACADAGFIPRISQTAPQIQTHISLASAGLGVALVPECASRITHPNVTFRYFEDDGEELRTTMSIATHRLTSNAIAQAFIRTCAPEEPKSGYSLISATLPPPDMTPD; encoded by the coding sequence ATGCCTGATATTCGCCAACTTCGACAGTTCATTGCGGTTGCTGAGGAAAAACACTTCCGAATTGCCGCTGATCGACTGCACATGACCCAACCTCCTTTAAGTATGGCCATTCGCAAACTTGAGGAGGAATTAGGTGTCATATTACTTAGCAGAACCCGTAAAAAAGTTGAGCTCACAAGTGCGGGGCAAGTTTTCCTGAAAGGCGCTTATGAAACCCTCGAGCGGATGGAGGCACTTGAAAAGGATACAAAACGTGCAGCTCAAGGATTGATTGGAAAGCTGTCAATTGGATTTTCCGGCTCCGCCATTTATGAGGCTTTGCCCGTCAGTATTCGGCGATTCAGACGCTCCTACCCCCATATCCAGCTGGATATCACAGAAATGTCGACCCTTAGCCAGATAGAAGCAATGCTCAAAGGTAATCTGGACATTGGACTGTTACGCCCACCGATCTCTAATGACAGTTTGTTTGTTTTGTACCCTCTGCGGGTTGAGCAAATGGTCATCGCCATGCCAACAACACATCCTCTGGCCCGAGCCAAGAAAATCCACCTTCAGGATTTTGCGGACGAAGATTTTATAACCTTCGCACCAGAAACCTCGCCCAATTTGCACAATTTGGTATTCAAAGCCTGTGCCGATGCAGGGTTTATTCCGCGGATTTCTCAAACCGCACCGCAGATCCAAACCCATATCAGCCTGGCCTCTGCCGGGCTAGGGGTTGCTCTGGTTCCGGAATGTGCGAGCCGCATTACACATCCCAATGTCACTTTCCGCTATTTTGAGGATGATGGAGAGGAGTTGCGAACGACCATGTCCATTGCAACACACCGCCTCACCTCTAATGCGATCGCTCAGGCATTCATTCGGACCTGTGCTCCTGAGGAGCCAAAATCTGGCTATAGCTTGATTTCAGCTACACTGCCGCCGCCAGATATGACGCCTGATTAA
- a CDS encoding DUF2332 domain-containing protein, producing the protein MSEIRLKTALISQAKSCRMLGSEFSATLFEVVAAHLPMEGRVWQRMIHWDGDLSSQSHSVPLRLAGALHALVLFEKAPGLAAVYPPHHLDLPKEALWKAVVEAISQNEDFVDHWLDSAPQTNEIRRSAILLPGFMETCKRTGLQRFKISELGASAGLNQIWDQFHYDFAGRSWGDSNSKVSLEPEVKGILPPLCDVEVVDRAAVDLKPVNLESKEERLRLMSYIWPDQQDRMERTAAGIEMLLSTEDLKPVYQGDAIEWLEDRLRDPVDGTVHVIYNTIAWQYFPNERQQAGRALLERAGNQASETAPLAWLSFEADGEEPGAALSLTLWPGGETVKLARGDYHGRWINWLI; encoded by the coding sequence ATGAGCGAAATAAGATTGAAAACTGCACTTATCTCCCAGGCAAAATCCTGTCGGATGTTGGGATCAGAGTTTAGTGCCACATTGTTCGAGGTCGTTGCGGCACATTTGCCGATGGAGGGGCGTGTCTGGCAAAGGATGATCCACTGGGATGGAGACTTAAGTTCTCAAAGCCATTCGGTGCCTTTGCGACTAGCTGGTGCATTGCACGCGTTGGTTCTTTTTGAAAAAGCACCAGGCCTAGCAGCCGTTTATCCGCCGCATCATCTTGACTTGCCGAAGGAAGCGTTATGGAAAGCCGTGGTGGAAGCCATTTCTCAAAATGAAGATTTTGTCGATCATTGGCTTGATAGTGCCCCCCAAACAAATGAAATACGGCGCTCTGCAATTTTGCTGCCTGGATTTATGGAGACATGCAAGCGAACCGGATTGCAACGCTTTAAAATCTCAGAGCTCGGGGCCAGTGCCGGTCTTAATCAGATTTGGGATCAGTTTCACTATGATTTTGCGGGCCGGAGCTGGGGCGATTCAAACAGCAAAGTCAGTCTTGAGCCAGAAGTTAAAGGCATATTGCCGCCTCTTTGTGACGTAGAGGTGGTAGATCGCGCAGCTGTAGATCTGAAGCCCGTCAATTTAGAATCCAAGGAGGAACGACTGCGCTTGATGTCTTACATTTGGCCAGATCAACAGGACCGGATGGAAAGAACTGCGGCGGGCATAGAGATGCTTTTATCTACAGAGGATCTTAAACCGGTTTATCAGGGAGACGCAATTGAGTGGTTGGAGGATCGTTTGAGAGACCCAGTCGATGGGACTGTGCATGTGATTTATAATACAATAGCCTGGCAATATTTCCCAAACGAGAGACAACAAGCCGGGCGAGCCCTGCTTGAAAGAGCCGGGAACCAAGCGAGTGAAACTGCACCTCTGGCCTGGTTGAGCTTCGAAGCTGATGGTGAGGAGCCAGGAGCTGCTTTGAGCTTAACCCTTTGGCCAGGCGGTGAAACAGTTAAGCTGGCAAGAGGCGATTACCATGGAAGGTGGATTAACTGGTTAATTTAG
- a CDS encoding MaoC family dehydratase — protein sequence METVGLGLFFEDLPLGRQFQTIGRTVTEADIVNFINATGMQEVLFMNTEYLEKHSDIRGRVAPGALVYSFAEGLLVQSTMQYTGLAFLNMELDVKGPVFAGDTIHVECEVIESRKSNSRKGRGLVRTRNKITKQDGTVAIEYTPLRMVKCRDED from the coding sequence ATGGAAACTGTTGGATTAGGACTTTTCTTCGAGGATTTGCCACTCGGCCGTCAATTTCAAACCATTGGTCGCACTGTGACAGAAGCGGATATCGTCAATTTCATCAACGCAACCGGAATGCAGGAAGTGTTGTTTATGAACACAGAATACCTGGAGAAACATTCCGATATTCGGGGGCGTGTGGCTCCTGGTGCGCTTGTCTATTCTTTTGCAGAAGGGCTGCTTGTGCAATCAACCATGCAATATACCGGGCTCGCATTTCTGAATATGGAACTGGACGTTAAAGGTCCTGTTTTTGCCGGGGATACGATCCATGTTGAGTGTGAGGTGATTGAATCGCGAAAAAGCAATAGTCGCAAGGGGCGAGGGCTTGTCCGGACGCGGAACAAAATCACCAAGCAGGATGGCACCGTCGCAATCGAGTATACCCCACTTCGCATGGTGAAGTGTCGCGACGAAGACTAG
- a CDS encoding TetR/AcrR family transcriptional regulator, which yields MGAQAPQRRTQQQRREETRSKLILAAFELIRDKGASKFTTAEVAEMAGLTRGAVQYHFSSPYELLREVVIKVVDDMTAQLDHKGLQTVERLERLEQIVDIYWDGYKSDTYAVFMELAVNGRLNPEMSDSIREALSTLEIKRDAQWLKLIHDFDAEDAEKISWRASLLVILRGLALRKMFAETEEDVERLFRVVKANYIQSILIRVGLIEIKPVLDQD from the coding sequence ATGGGAGCGCAGGCACCTCAGCGCAGAACACAACAACAACGGCGCGAGGAAACTCGATCTAAACTGATTCTGGCTGCATTTGAGTTGATCAGGGACAAGGGCGCCTCCAAATTCACGACAGCAGAAGTTGCAGAAATGGCCGGGTTGACCCGTGGTGCCGTCCAATATCACTTTTCCAGTCCCTATGAGTTGTTGCGCGAAGTCGTGATCAAGGTCGTGGATGACATGACTGCCCAACTTGATCACAAGGGTTTACAGACTGTTGAACGCCTTGAGAGGCTGGAGCAAATTGTCGATATTTATTGGGACGGGTATAAAAGTGACACTTACGCCGTTTTCATGGAACTCGCCGTTAACGGCCGACTGAACCCCGAAATGTCAGACTCCATCCGCGAAGCGCTTTCAACGTTGGAGATCAAAAGGGATGCCCAGTGGTTGAAGCTTATTCACGATTTTGACGCTGAAGATGCTGAGAAAATCTCCTGGAGAGCGTCTCTTCTTGTCATTTTGAGGGGACTTGCGCTTCGCAAGATGTTTGCTGAGACCGAAGAAGACGTGGAGCGTCTCTTTAGGGTTGTGAAGGCAAACTACATTCAGAGCATTCTCATCCGTGTTGGCTTGATTGAGATTAAGCCGGTTTTAGATCAGGATTAA
- a CDS encoding acyl-CoA dehydrogenase family protein, which translates to MNFELTEDQRAVRDLVRRVANEKVAPRANDIDKTAEYPQDMYDLLKELGLFTLPFPEEYGGTEDSISCCLAIEELGRICYNTAYLLLVQWLPFGAILAGGSKEQKEKYLPGLASGDLRGCFSTTEPQSGSDVAGIKTRAVPKDGGYVINGQKIWCTNAEVSDFVVVAAKVGDAHGTGNINMFIVDRGTPGFEVGKKEDKMGARGVPSNPLFFNDCFVPESARLGPEGKGFKIVMEAFNKSRPYIGARAVGLAQGAIDHTKAFIRERRAFGQAISDFQGVRWMIADMETQTEASRLMVYKAAAMVNDGIRGNDLAGMAAMSKLFATDTAMTVAENAVQLFGAAGISSEYPIGRYFRDAKVLKIVEGTNQIQRNIIGRLAFAD; encoded by the coding sequence ATGAATTTTGAACTGACAGAAGATCAACGGGCCGTGCGGGATCTTGTCCGTCGCGTGGCTAATGAGAAAGTTGCGCCCCGCGCGAACGATATCGACAAGACGGCTGAATATCCTCAGGACATGTATGACCTATTAAAAGAGTTGGGACTGTTCACATTGCCGTTCCCCGAAGAATATGGCGGAACAGAAGATAGCATTTCCTGCTGCCTGGCGATCGAGGAGCTTGGCCGGATTTGCTATAACACGGCTTATCTTTTGTTGGTTCAGTGGCTGCCTTTTGGTGCCATTCTTGCCGGCGGCAGTAAAGAGCAGAAAGAGAAGTATCTTCCTGGCCTGGCGTCGGGTGATTTGCGAGGCTGTTTCTCAACAACAGAGCCGCAAAGTGGGTCTGACGTTGCGGGCATTAAAACTCGTGCGGTTCCAAAAGATGGTGGCTATGTCATTAACGGCCAGAAAATCTGGTGTACGAATGCGGAAGTATCTGACTTTGTCGTTGTTGCGGCGAAGGTTGGTGACGCGCATGGGACTGGTAACATCAATATGTTTATCGTTGACCGGGGAACACCAGGTTTCGAGGTTGGCAAAAAAGAGGATAAAATGGGGGCACGGGGTGTGCCGTCAAATCCGCTCTTTTTTAATGATTGCTTTGTGCCCGAAAGTGCCCGATTGGGTCCAGAGGGTAAGGGTTTCAAAATCGTCATGGAGGCCTTCAACAAATCCCGCCCTTATATTGGGGCGCGAGCCGTTGGTCTTGCTCAAGGTGCGATTGATCATACAAAAGCTTTCATTCGGGAGCGCCGGGCCTTTGGTCAGGCCATTTCGGATTTTCAGGGCGTGCGCTGGATGATTGCGGATATGGAAACTCAAACCGAGGCTTCCCGCCTTATGGTCTATAAAGCCGCTGCAATGGTGAATGATGGTATTCGCGGCAATGACCTTGCTGGCATGGCGGCGATGTCCAAGTTGTTTGCAACGGATACAGCAATGACGGTTGCTGAAAATGCCGTTCAGCTTTTTGGTGCGGCGGGCATTTCATCCGAATATCCAATCGGTCGGTATTTCCGGGATGCCAAGGTATTGAAGATTGTTGAAGGCACAAACCAGATCCAGCGGAACATCATCGGCCGACTGGCTTTCGCAGATTAA
- a CDS encoding NADPH-dependent 2,4-dienoyl-CoA reductase: MNGKNKYPHIFEPLDLGFTTIKNRILMGSMHTGLEEAEHGYERMATYYAERAAGGVGMIITGGISPNVEGGAGPKLSTSEEAAEHKLITDAVHAADPDVKICMQILHMGPLARNPEPVAPSPVRSRIARSAPIELDEAGVEKQLADIVNCAVKAQEAGYDGVEVIGSAGYLISTFLVEKTNQRKDKWGGPFENRMRFALECIRQIREAVGPEFILIFRIAAMDMLQGGMSWEEVVTLAQAIEKAGANIISTHFTWHEAAVPTIATMVPRAAFTSVTGRLRKEVTVPLITSNRINMPDVAEEVLVRGDADIVSMARPMLADPELVKKTIEGREDEINTCIACNQACLDHTFTGQISSCLVNPRACYETELNYPMTDAPKRIAVVGAGPAGLAYAEIAARRGHQVTLYDGASEIGGQFNLAKKIPGKEEFYETLRYFGRMMDVRKIEVKLNHYVTAEELKLAGYDEVVVATGIMPRTPDIPGIDHKKVVSYIDVIRGNAPVGKKVAIIGAGGIGFDVAELISHKGKSASLDRDIFAKEWGIDFENHPRGGVTGVTPEVAAADREIYLMQRKDTPVGRGLGRTTGWTHRISLNRRKVKMVNGCDYQKIDDQGLHLTIQGEYQVLDVDTIIICAGQEPDRRLYDALKAEGVEATLVGGAYEALELDAKRAINQASYLAAAV; this comes from the coding sequence ATGAACGGGAAAAACAAATATCCACATATTTTCGAGCCATTGGATCTCGGGTTTACGACAATCAAGAACCGGATTCTGATGGGATCCATGCATACGGGCCTGGAAGAGGCTGAGCATGGGTATGAACGCATGGCCACTTATTATGCCGAGCGAGCAGCCGGTGGTGTTGGCATGATCATCACGGGCGGAATTTCACCAAATGTGGAAGGCGGAGCTGGGCCCAAACTCTCTACATCGGAGGAAGCAGCCGAACATAAACTGATCACGGATGCGGTTCATGCGGCAGATCCTGATGTGAAGATTTGCATGCAGATCCTGCATATGGGACCGCTCGCCCGTAATCCGGAACCGGTAGCCCCATCACCCGTTCGCTCCCGTATCGCGAGATCTGCACCGATTGAACTGGATGAAGCCGGTGTGGAAAAGCAGCTTGCCGATATCGTCAATTGCGCCGTCAAAGCGCAGGAGGCTGGCTATGACGGGGTGGAGGTTATTGGATCTGCTGGCTATTTAATTAGTACATTCTTGGTCGAAAAGACAAATCAGCGAAAAGATAAATGGGGCGGCCCATTTGAAAACAGAATGCGGTTTGCGCTTGAATGTATCCGCCAAATTCGAGAGGCGGTTGGCCCTGAATTCATTCTGATCTTCCGGATTGCGGCAATGGATATGCTGCAAGGTGGAATGTCCTGGGAGGAGGTTGTCACTCTGGCTCAAGCGATTGAAAAAGCGGGTGCCAATATCATCAGTACTCATTTTACCTGGCATGAAGCAGCGGTTCCAACAATTGCAACCATGGTTCCAAGAGCGGCTTTTACAAGTGTGACAGGGCGTCTTCGTAAAGAGGTCACGGTTCCGTTAATTACCAGCAACCGCATCAACATGCCCGATGTAGCGGAAGAAGTGCTGGTGCGGGGGGATGCCGATATCGTTTCCATGGCGCGCCCAATGCTTGCTGATCCTGAATTGGTGAAAAAAACCATCGAGGGACGGGAAGACGAGATAAATACCTGCATTGCCTGTAATCAGGCTTGCCTTGATCATACCTTCACAGGGCAGATTTCAAGTTGCCTGGTTAATCCGCGGGCCTGTTATGAAACAGAGTTAAATTATCCGATGACAGACGCACCTAAACGCATTGCGGTTGTTGGTGCTGGGCCGGCGGGGCTTGCCTATGCTGAGATAGCAGCGCGTCGCGGCCATCAGGTTACACTTTATGATGGAGCCTCGGAAATTGGCGGTCAGTTTAACCTGGCAAAGAAAATCCCGGGTAAAGAGGAGTTTTACGAGACACTCAGATATTTTGGCCGGATGATGGATGTTCGCAAAATTGAGGTAAAGCTCAATCATTATGTGACGGCGGAAGAGCTGAAATTAGCGGGTTATGATGAAGTGGTCGTTGCCACTGGAATCATGCCGAGAACACCAGACATTCCTGGTATCGATCACAAGAAAGTTGTGAGCTATATCGATGTGATCAGAGGCAATGCCCCCGTTGGGAAGAAGGTCGCCATCATCGGTGCTGGAGGGATCGGGTTCGATGTCGCTGAGCTGATTTCCCATAAAGGTAAATCTGCTTCACTGGATAGAGATATATTTGCCAAGGAATGGGGAATTGATTTTGAAAACCATCCACGTGGTGGGGTAACCGGTGTGACACCGGAAGTCGCCGCGGCGGACCGGGAAATATATTTGATGCAGCGAAAGGATACACCCGTTGGCCGCGGGCTTGGGCGGACAACCGGTTGGACCCACAGAATTTCCCTTAACCGACGGAAGGTTAAGATGGTCAATGGGTGTGACTACCAGAAAATAGATGATCAGGGCCTGCATTTGACCATTCAGGGGGAGTATCAGGTTCTGGATGTGGATACGATTATCATCTGTGCGGGGCAAGAGCCGGATCGACGTCTTTATGACGCCTTGAAAGCTGAGGGTGTGGAAGCCACTCTGGTGGGCGGTGCCTATGAAGCGCTGGAGCTGGATGCCAAACGCGCCATTAATCAGGCGTCATATCTGGCGGCGGCAGTGTAG
- a CDS encoding HIT family protein, whose translation MQGKESLLFNLHPQLANDTVTLGTYGISKLLLMKDARYPWLILVPMRQGLTELHELTASDYDDVADAIRALSDKVKSLFQADKINVGMLGNLVPQLHIHIIARNQSDPAWPGPVWGQGKAVPYEDKALIQRIDLISNHLKLN comes from the coding sequence ATGCAGGGAAAGGAAAGTCTGTTGTTTAACCTCCATCCACAACTGGCCAACGATACGGTTACTCTCGGCACTTATGGCATCAGCAAGCTTCTCTTAATGAAAGATGCGCGTTACCCTTGGCTCATTCTGGTTCCGATGCGGCAGGGACTTACAGAATTACATGAATTGACTGCTTCAGATTACGACGATGTTGCTGACGCAATCCGGGCCTTAAGCGATAAGGTGAAATCATTATTTCAGGCTGATAAAATCAATGTGGGTATGCTAGGCAACCTGGTTCCCCAACTCCATATCCATATCATCGCCAGGAACCAAAGTGACCCGGCCTGGCCAGGCCCCGTCTGGGGACAGGGAAAAGCGGTCCCCTATGAAGACAAAGCCCTAATCCAACGAATAGATCTCATATCAAACCACTTAAAACTAAATTAA